In the genome of Triticum urartu cultivar G1812 chromosome 5, Tu2.1, whole genome shotgun sequence, one region contains:
- the LOC125556497 gene encoding uncharacterized protein LOC125556497, translating into MKRLQREMQPAKAKPAPEPRTKGAAAPARALAAEAFTARELDAAEQLIHLSESSASSGTTRAHPVAYAAASGGSSPCSVNGLQAPASGAVFLGGCANREEDEEQEVAGSQRRGKRYRLIAEIYAATEEIGGRSGRKNRKD; encoded by the coding sequence ATGAAAAGACTACAGCGCGAGATGCAGCCGGCGAAGGCGAAGCCGGCGCCGGAGCCCAGGACCAAGGGCGCCGCGGCGCCTGCGCGGGCGCTGGCGGCGGAGGCCTTCACGGCGCGCGAGCTCGACGCGGCGGAGCAGCTCATCCATCTCAGCGAGAGCAGCGCGTCCTCGGGCACCACGCGCGCCCACCCCGTCGCCTACGCCGCGGCCTCGGGCGGCTCCTCCCCGTGCTCCGTCAACGGCCTGCAGGCGCCGGCGTCGGGCGCGGTTTTCCTTGGCGGTTGCGCGAACCGGGAGGAAGATgaggagcaggaggtggccgggagCCAGCGGAGGGGGAAGCGGTACCGCCTGATCGCCGAGATCTACGCCGCGACGGAGGAAATCGGAGGCCGCAGCGGCCGGAAGAACAGAAAGGATTAG